The genomic window TATTCGAGATTGTGACGCAGCAAAGTTACTGTTGCACTATTGTGTACTAGCAGCGAATGAAAGGGGACAGCCCAAAGGGCAGGTGTTGCAGGATGATGAAGCGGGTCCGAGTACATCTGGTGCACCTGCAGAGAGACAGAATCAGACTGAAGACAATACTGTGGAGGTACTGTGTCTATTAtattgtatgtgtgtgtgtgtgtgtggaaaaaaaaaaaaaaaaaaaaaaaaaaaaaaatgagcgaATCCTAAAATTGAGCAAATcctatttattttagaatgagGCCACCCCAGTGAAAAAGAGAAAGACGATTGATGACATGGAAAGGAGACTGCTGATGCTAGAGAAGTTGGAGAAGGAGGATGTTTCGAAGGTGAAGGAGAGGGTTAAAGCTTTAGCTGCTCAGCAGGACCCTAGTGAACCTCTGATATTAATAACTCTTGATGAATTAGCTCGCTTAAGTAGAAAGTTGGGGGATAAAGATATGGAAGTATATGAAGAATTGTATAGGCAGTGTGGTCGTCTGCAAGGGAAAGTGAATATCGCGAATTTATGTCTTACAGTTCTAGGGGGGCAGGGAGCTGATCTGGTGTCAAAAGCAgttaataaatgtattaaagaaGGACAAAACTTGGCGTCCAAATGTGAGGGTGTGAAGATGAGAGGTGAGATGGAACAAGATCAAGGTTCTAAAGGTTCAAATTCTCCATTAGCTGGATTGTACCCTATGTATTCAACGCCTCTTCTAGGTGCCCCTGGTTTTCAGCCTTATCCATTTCATCCATTTTCAAACTTTGGTACTTATTCAAGGCCGCGGGGTTACAGACCAATGGGAGGTATGGGAAGAAGGAATGCTAGTAGGTTAGCTTGTCATTTTTGTGATTCGACACAACATCTAGTTAAAGATTGTGAGTTGATGAAGGCTGCTAGGAGAAAGTGAAttgaaaatacatatgtatggAAATTTGTGCATTTAATTGTAAGAATACAATTTTGTAACAAGATTTTGTTCATTTAAGGTTCATTTATGAACTTAATTTTGCTTTGATTGATTTATGCAGCTGGAAGAATTGTAAATGGCTGTAGtggaaaatacacatatatttttgatgaagATGGTCATTTTAGTTAAAGTGAcacattaaatgttttgatgGAACTGGATTGTTTGTTATATATCATACATGCATAAGAATTCCTGATCTTGCAACCCGAGGACACTGATGCCTTAGTGGACCAAGTCCACGTGGGTTGTTAAGTGAAGGAGTTCCACTATGATTGTCACCATATGACctttaaatgaattatgattttaatttgtagGAGGATAATGGAGCGTCAGTGTTGATTAATGATAATCAGGTTACTGCTGAGTTTGACAAGATGGTAGAATTTAATCCCATGAGAATAGTTCCTCGTCAGAAGGGAGAATGGGTGACAATCAGTGGTGGGACTCCTTCACTTGCAACCCACCGAGTTAGTGCAGAATCTGTAATTGAAGGTTCTGATTTTGATATGAACCAGTTGCTGGTATATAGTCCAGATTCATTTATTGCAGGACAGTTGAATAGAAATGTTTTGGCCTGGGAATATGTGTTAGAGAGGAGTGGAGTGAATGAAGATATGATATTGAGGGTGAGAAAGTGGCTTACAGAGGGAGTGGATGTGACAGAGTTTTTTACTCATTTTAAAGGGAATTTTCGTGGAAAGTCATTTGATTCTGAGTTGCCCTCAAGTGCTGTATTCCCTAACTCTGCTTTATGTAAAAAGTATCATGCTTTTATTTGTGATGTTTTGTATGAAAAGATAAGGTCAGGTGCTATAAGAGTGCTTGGTAAAGTCGGTGAGTGTGAGATGCCCCATATTGTGATGCCATTGACAATTGAACCAAGTAAACCAAGACTATGTCATGATGACAGATTTTTGAACCTCTGGGTGAAGGATCTTCCCTTTCAGCTGGAGACTTTGAGAGATGTTCATAGGCTTGTAGGGTGTAATGCATTTCTGATAACGACAGATGAAAAATCTGGATACGATCATGTTAGGTTGTCCAATGATTCTCAGGGATACTTTGGGCTTATTTTTGGTGGTTATGTTATGGTGTATACGGTAATTCCTTTTGGGTTCAAGGCATCGCCTTTTATATACCAGACAATTGGGATGGTTGTTACGTCATACCTTCGGAGTCGGTCTATAAGTACTGTACAATATATTGATGATAGGTTGGCTATCGCGAATGTCTCTGGTGCTGTGGACCCATATGTAGAAGGTTGTAAGGTCGCATACATATTAGTAGAAGTGTTGACAAGGTTGGGTTATACTTTGGCTTTAAGGAAATGCTCGTTTGTTCCATTGACATGTGTCAAGTTTCTGGGTTTTTTGGTTGATTCCAAAAAACAAGCTTATATTTTGCCAGAGTGCAAGAAGTTGAAATTTGCTGATTTGAGAGAAAgtattcttggttcaaaagaaCTTACTGTGAAAACTCTTCAGCGATTTGCTGGTAAATGTATATCAATGGGCCTTGCAGTTCCTGGTTGTAGGCTGTTTTGTAGGGAGGTTAACTTGGCAATTTCTAGAGCTGTAAAAAGTAGTAAGCATGTGTGTTTGACTGATGAGCTGAGGGAGGAATTAGAACATTGGCGTTTTCTAGATTCTTGGGAAGGTTGTTGTCAGTGGAGAAGTGAGTGTCATCAGCAGGTTATGTTGTCTTCAGATGCATCCTTGTACAAGTACGGGGCAGTGGTAGAGCAGGGTAGGAATAGGTATGAGATTAGTGATTTTTGGGAAGAGAATGATCAAAGACCTATTCATTTAAAGGAGGCAGATGCTGTTTATAAGGTGTTATTGGCTCTTGGAGAGAACATAGCTAATTCTAGAGTACATGTGCTAACAGATAACATGGCTGTACTTAGTGTCTGGCAGAACCAGGGGGGAAAGGACAGGGCGTTGAACTGtattacaaaatgtattttttctttgactttGAAGTTGAATTTTGAGTTAAATTTACAGTTTGTTCCTTCGAAGTTAAATGAGGCTGATGCACCTTCGAGACAGATTAGTTATGCTGACTCAATGTTGGATGGGAAGACTTGGGGTATAGTGGAAAAAGTATTTGGTCCCCACACTGTTGATTTAATGGCAAGTGATTCTAATTCAATGAAGGCCAAGGGGGGTGGGGTATTGCGTCATTTTACACCATGTCCAATGCCATTCACTGCAGGGGTTGATGTGTTCGCACAAAATATTCGAAAGGAGTTGAACCCCTATGTATTTCCTCCATTTGGTATGGTTTTTccagttttatcatttttgaaggAACAAGAAATTCCTGTATGTACATGCATTCTTCCATATAGACAACCAGTGCCTGTATGGCAGCCCCTCGTTGAGGAGTGTAAGATATCTAGTGTGGTGTTAGGCTGGCAGGGGGAAAAGGGGGTTATTCGGGTCCCTACAAAGAAGGGATATGTTCTTGATAATAAGGGGCTGAAATGGGCATTGATTGCTTACAGGTTGACATTTTCAGAGAATAAACCTGTTTAATCTTTTTCAGGTAGGGAGTGTCGATGTTCAAGTCTTAGATGAGAGGTTAAAGGAGTTAGATGCAAGGAGGTCTTCTTCACTGGATTCAAAGAGGCAGGATTGTTTGAAAAGGGAAATTACTGAATTTCTTGTGAGGATGTCTGGTCGAGAATTGACAAGTTGTACACCTGATGACATTAGGCGATTTTTGGTATGGAAGGATCAGTGCGGTAAAAGTCAAGTTCATAAGATAGACTGTCGTTTTTTAGGAAACAAGGGATTATTTGACTGTAATTGTCCAGTACGTCTTGCTTCTGGTACTGTCTCattaatgataaatagattagtgaacatttttcatgagaTGGGATGTGAAAGATCGTGGAACATGGCTCTTGGATTAGGGAATCCGGCTGCATCAAGTCAAGTGAaagattatttgaaaattatacaagAGGAGCAAGCGAGAGCCCATTTGGTACCAAAACAGGCTAAACCCATCTTTTTGACCAAGGTTAAGGCTATTGTTGGCTATATAGGGGGGCGATTAAGCATGAGTTCTGTGTCAGTTAGGGAGAGGTATATCTTATTGAGAGACCAGGCTTGGTTCAAATTGCAGTTTTTTGCTGGAGATAGGGCAGGAGATCTTGCAAATTTGGTGGCTCAAGAAGTTAAGTGGCTTAGAGATTATTCAGGTTTTGTGTTTAATCACACTTTTGGAAAGACTCTTCGAGGAGGTAAAAGGAGGAGTAATATGTTTGTTGTAAAGAGGTGTGATGATAAGGTTATTTGTCCTGTAGTAGGGTTACAAGATTTTGTTTCAGGATGTAAAGACTTGGGAGTTGATCTGTCTTGTGGCTATCTCTTTCGAGTTGTTACAGAGGGTGCACGGGTTTTAGATCAGCCTGTTTCCTATTCAGTTGTATATGATAGGTTGCGTGTGTATTTGCGGAAACTTGGTGCTGATGAAGGTGAGACTCCACACAGTTTCCGGGCAGGTTGTGCTGTTACGTTGGCTATGTCAGGCTCAGTGAGTGAGGTGGGTCAGATAATGAGACATGTTGGTTGGTTTGGGGAAGGGAGTGCCGAGTATTATAGTAGACTTCCAGCCTTGGTGGAATCAGATTTTGTAGCTGGAAGATTGGCAACAAGTGTGAAAGATGCGGGAATGATGGAAGAGAAGTATCGAGAGTGCATGCAGTATGATAGTCTTGATTCGGCCTTTGTAGAGAGTGAGTGATGAGATAGAGAGCTAAGTGTAcattatgtacatttacatgtctgaatatgatttatgattttaatgattaaaGTTTTGATAACATATAAAGGGTTTGATGTGTTTTATATGCTAATTTAATGTGttcaatgtttatatattttatggtgAGTGTTGGGAAGAGGCACTAGATATTGAGATAAAATTGAGATTTGGATACCTAGATAGAGACTTTTACACCCAATACTTTATAAAGGAACTGAGGTTGAAATGTGATTCCACATGTGATATGGGAATATCACAAGTGAAATCACGTGCTACCGAAGTGACGTCATTCCTTTTCGCTGTTTGATGGGTGGATGTGTATACAGTAGGAGACGGAAGAACAATGCGGTAGGGTTAGGTTGTGAGATTTCCCACCCACCCACCCTTGGGGTTACATTCTCAACTTTGGTTCCTAGATACGAGACTTTTACACCCAATACTTTATAAAGCAACTGAGGTTGAAATGTGATTCCACATGTGATATGGGAATATTCAGTGTAATGTTGAGCGTTTGACGACATTATTCAGAAGTCATTCTTTTCTGGCGTTACAGTAGGTCATATTCTTAAATTGCGAACAACGATACATTCCACCCCAAGACTTTCACAACGCTTTGTGTCTAATTTGGTTCTAGTGTACATAATTGAATAGCagtgtttgagagagagagagagagagagagagagagagagagagagagagagagagagagagagagagagagaatgaagtTGATGGATAGGCGGATTGATAAATACTAGTAGATATAACATtcggtttttttaattaatgcttAAAAACAAGATAAGtgacatatatttttatgctaTTTCTCcatcatatttcataaaaaagaacTTACAACCTCAACACAAAGCAGACGCCGGATGTGATCACTACATAACGGGATGCCAACTCTTAGTGCTAAACACTTGTCCATAGTTCATTGACTTGGTAAATTCAAAACAAGATTATTATTTTGTTCctgatttaagaaaaaatatatttgtgtataAAGGTTGCTATTATTTTGTATGCATATACATATTGTAGTAGAACACCTATTTCATTGAGGGGAGGCCGACAACctattttaattcaataattgGAATGTCGGTTAAAAGAACACTTATATCCATACAGAAACACACAGTTCTGTTTTGAATGCATTATAGCTAtctataagaaataaaatataaaagaatataGTCATTTgatctttacatgtacatgtagatctcAGTACAGGTTTTTATATTTGCTTGAAAAGCCAGCAGGCTTTGAAAAGAACTTCATTGAGAAGATTACCctattttcagttttaattgtTTCCACAAAGGAACCCTTCAAGATAAAGACCAAGcacaatgaattttttaaggCATTTGGATTTGTTTTAATGATAATGAAATCTGAATATTTATTCGTTACATGTAGCTTCATTTTCACATTTCTAAAGTGGAAGACAGGAGAGCACACAGCATGTACAAGGAAACTCGCCTGAGTGTCTTTATCAGCTATTACCAAGCCCCTAGCAATATTTAACTTACCACCTCTctcccaaaaataaaatcctttcAGTTTTTCCCAAATGAACATAAAATTCTTTTGACCCAACAAGGAAgttaaaattgatgaacaatatCTTACTTCCCTCATCAGTTTAAGATAATGTGGTCGGATCAGGTAGCACGAGTTACAATTCTGCAAATATTTGTGACAGGATCATCATGTTTTGGTAAGTATATTGTCTTTATTgcattgaaaaattatttttgttcatgaacatgaaaaaaaaatatataaaaatgtatatctgTGATTTACACAGATTGCCAGTATGTATTATCAATGGAGAATCCATTATTATTACAAAAAAGAAGACCGATGCAAATCGAATTCAGATATAAACGTAttgcaatttgttttatatcatatttaccGCCTTTACTGTGTCTGTAATTATAACACCAAGCTGCGTCCCCAcggcgtgttcacggcgttgtaaTATTCATGGAATCGCggtaggatcgcaaggaaaattgagaaaaaatgtagttttatttaaacattttacaagTGGAGATGTCACGGCGACCGAGGAGTTCTTAATTACGGAGCTCACACGGCGTGAAATTGCTTTTcacggagttctacttggcgattaagtgcgctctcgctgagtctccgcagagcgctcatgacgtgctaggagttttAACCGCGCGTAcacggcgtgctctgcgcgctgactgcgtgcacaagACGTTCGTTTCTTCCTGGTAGGTAAATATTAATGtgtacaattgtatgggaacaaacaagaatttacaactagtaaataaatgattaaaaaaaaattgttttgattatatgaaaaggtacattgtaattgaaacataaCCAATCctaaacaatttgtgaaggaCTAGGACAAAACTCTTAGGAGTCAGGTCTACAAAAAGATCCGGTATTAGAtgttagaaaacatagaaaagatgtgaaaacatcagatccaaatggcatgaattccatctacgtccattgataggtcttggaatattagtaaatgctactttttacatagtcatctacatccagtttgataattattacatcgcttgctattgtacaacagccattTTTCGTGGTCCTgatgacaacgcactagaaacgccgtgggagcgcggtataaacgcagaagaaacgGCACGAGAGCGCAatgaacgcagcaacagctctttggggtcgctgtgtgaacgcagccaaatgaaaaacaacttgttcaaacgctgtggatgcgcagtgagagcgcgatagagacgCAGAGAGATCCCATAGCACTCCGTGAGGTCTCCCTGAAAGCGCAATTGACTTTtcactgcgtctacactgcgattagctgcgttccttgagcgcACCGACGGAGCTTTcgctgttggagatcttacggcgctgtcacggcgacctcaccacgcttctacggcgtgtttaACAGAACACAGAGCAACGGCtcgtactttgtgcatgttcaaagtgtgcgccgtcgcatggcgttctaaaatgttcaaggcgatcccaccgcgacggacgaagatgccgttgcgttgttacggcgctgtaggagactctactgcgtttaccttggcgttttacattatgtaagaacgcagcgggatcgccgtgaggacGCAGTTCCGGTGTGACAGGGATTTAACGCCCGTTTCCTGTCttcattttacatccaaatatttcgaaatttttgtcagatattcaaaagcAAATTTATCTACTAAAACAAACGAGTATGGTATATGTATGTACTTCGTTTATTAACTATTGATGATATTATTATGGTGACGCTCctataaaacataattaaatacacataTAAACTTCACAATCATTAAGCATCACAATTAATTCAATTACTATAATGACACATTTGTTCAAttacaatatattatttttctactttaaTTACAACCTTTatcttatatttaataaatgatggtcataaaatgaaataacccTATTACAATATTGAATATGCAATGTTGCAGATTAAAAATATACTCTGACAAAATGTAAAACCCATAATCAATAATTTCTCAAGTACACATGTACCTACCCTAAATAAGGGTGAAAGGAActgtatatactgtatacaactGTACAATTACATGCACTGGTAGGTAATGTCTGAAACAAACGATTTAGACATGTAACTATgcaaaatatgcatgtctataattgtataaaaatacatgtaaaatcaatatcactgtaCCCTTTTCAAACATTAGTCTGTATTCAAATCATGAGTGCAAATCACTGTGAAACCTTTAAACTTTGTAAACTTTCTTAATAATTTCAACATATACTCTCATATGTGATACAACGATTACTTTGATATAATTACTGATAAAAAACTAACTTtacattcaatacaatatagtaGCAGTACAATTATTTTACTTACAAAAGTTTTCTCAACTGTCCTCAGCAATGGTCACAAACAAAATGGCTATTGTCCAAAATTTATAATCTctatgataattaaaaatctaacaaaataaatttctatttaaaattaCTTTCAAGAAAAAACTATTAATATCCGTACACTATATGAAAAGTACCTTACattatcattatcaaaataatactaaTTCACATATGtgttcaaaatgttcaaaccaTTTTCCTATAGATTAACTAACAGTATTATGATGTAATAAAAAACACATCTTGTTACATAAACGTCCGTAGCCTACTGGATAAGACAGTGGTCATCACTTCCAGCGGCCAGGGTTCAATCCCAAGTGGAacctcttttttttaatttgaattcttaaacttatatataaaatatttataaaaaaaaatatgatatacaattCTTCATCTCACAGTATGTTCAAATCCTAattgattattatcaaaataaaatttgtagtcAAATAATTAATTCTTAAACAGAAGTTTTGCTGACGTCgggaagaggggggggggggggggtttcttaaagtttttattaaaatcggTCTCCATGaatgaggaaaatattatttagcggcCGATGTGTGCATTAAAACTAAATAATCACATGTTTACGTTAgctattaaagtaaaatttcatttaaatacatATCTGTTAATCATTTTTCGGAAATTTACagagcaaaattcttttttggaatgtatttcggtctgtagacatatgttcccccccccccccccgtgaaacaagaAACCCTGTGGTATAAATATGCtgaataacaatatataaaacccATCAAagggaatttttgtttcacgggggggggggtgttttagatttaatgaaattatacataaacgtttacattattataaaaaaaaaataacttaacaCAGTAATTagacaattttcaaaaagtcatttttagttaggcggctagacaatgctatcgttcgcatTCCTTTAGTATATATCGTCTCGTTAACTGTTGGCATTTTTAAATACACTGTATACTTTAGGATTATAACTCAAGACTTTTCAACCTTAtcattgttttacttttatcaaTCTCAGACAACTATccttatgaaataattttttttcttatttaattattttggtATACTTGTTATTTGTTGACgaatatttctttgtttattactTGGTCTACACAAATTGTATTATAGTGTATCATATTGtatggattttaaaaatttgctttCAAATTTATACCACCAAAATGCGGGGAAATACTGCGGCGGCACCTAATTTagaaacatatttgatatattGCATGTAGTAATGTCCAATTACATATTGTATTTCGGTACATCAGGTAATCTGAAATGcgattacattttttaactttctatAGTGAATTTGGCTCACACACCTGCTCAGGATATACAGGGGACAGCGACAATGAATAAACCTCCTCTTAAAACTGGCTGGTCAGCAAATAAAGTTGCTGATGGAAATACGACCCCGACTGCTTCCGGAGGATCCTGTGCGATCATGGACTTTGATAAACACTATAAATCGGTTTGGCTAAAGGTTCTATTGGGACGCCTGTTCAACGTTGCTTACATCGAACTTTACCTCAGAAATGAACAGCGTATGTTGATTGATTTTAGGATCCACAGGATgaacctctgccattcagtcaactgaaaggtgactgaaaggtaactcAAAGATGACTAAATGgcatagctatgccattcaatcttctttccagaccattcagttgaCATTCAgatgactgaatggcagagcttcatcctgtgATCTCCATTTGCAACGGAAGACCGTTGTGATTTGGTACTGTAtctttttcttattattaagttCTTCCGTTTCTAACTGATTACCACTTGTTTtcctactgtttcttattatcttttttttccaaattttgtccACACGATTTCACGAACACTATCTTACCGATCTCGGTTATGTTTCACGGCCGATTGGACGTTATATATTCTTCACACGTTTTTTAACTTCTGTATCTTGTCACCCGGTTCCTACTATTATCACACTGTGGCGGATAATTATGCCTGTGCAAAGTTGGCATTGTTGCGCctgcttaagatgcagtttcataaaaatccatatataccaAATCATAGACCATTTTCTAGAAAGTATAATGCAACCTTTGTTTTTAGGTTATCTGACATTACAGAtgagatatttaccttaaaaaatcCTTTAAGAATTATATCTTCTATAggaatttttaaacagaaatttgATTCTCTCCTCTTTAagtagggaccaagagactcgtcaagtttattacaaataatttaaaacgattaagattttgtaatgcatgatagaagtaaagttgttgatcgtagcAATGACTATCTAAATAAATCGATGCAATGCTCATTTATTACGTGATGAGGGATTTTTTAGGCCTATGTCCTTAAAATTTGACACAAcatatctaaagaaaaaaaaccgtaaTTTGTcaagcattttaaaagaaacaaatagtTGGTTTGATAATTCTTATCGATTCCCCAATGAAACATCAATGTGTGTCCCTATTAAGGGTGTATGACTGGCCCCTGAATTTTTCATTCACTTGTCTAAAACATGAACAACAACTTTTGACaagtataagaaaaaaaattatattattcttaagacattttaGATGATGTCAAGAAAAACGGACATGGGGGTTAGGAAAGTCTTAAGCtaaattacaaataacttaaaaacgatcaaaatgtTGTGACGCATATTAGAAGTAAAGTTCTTGATCTTTacaaaagctattttttttttcgttaaatCATTGGCACGACCTCCctattacgtaataagggatttgTAGGGGCCAAAGTcacacatattttgataattgatgtagaagaaaaaatgtttgtattgatgATTCTTATCGATTCCGAAAATCGAAACACCAATGTTTGTCCCGAatgagtatacatgtacatgtacaggactggcccctaaaaatttACCAAacatgaacaacaattttagatagttATGAGAACAATAGAGGATATTATTTTTTAGACCTttcgtacatgtataatatccaGAAAAAAGGGGGCTGGCCACTTTTATCATGAGGCAAGAGACTCGTACCTCTATGATAAATAGCTAAAGGGAATGTGCAGACATTTTGAACATTTGATAATATGAAATGCAAACATTTCTCGAATTGGCTTGTTTTTTGCTCaaaactgaccaaaactgttgccaaaatatACAAAAGCATTCATATAAGGATCTACACATTGTTTTATATGCAAATCATGCAttctaaagatttaaaaatctgaaaaaatatggaGGTGGTTTGTCAGTGTTATTTCTACAACCTGTTGATGAGAAAGAGTTTGAATCTTGCATATAAATGTTGTAGCTTTGCCTCAGAATAGGTTACCCTATTTTTAGCAGTCGGTATgggatatctttttttaaacaggtAATATCCAACCTTATATATGTAGAACTGCTCTGTCTATGGAGACACATTGACGTTATATTTTAATAGGTAAATGTGTTGAGTGTGACACATATTCTATACCGGttcaaatgggttttttttttatttctttaataataaatcaaatttacTTCTTTTAGGATGTAGGGTAGAGATCtaaaaattcaattgttttaaataaaaaataaacatgtaaatataacttttatatATTCCCACAGATACAGACAAAAAGTGCAAAATGATGGTTTCTTTTACCCATTTTAAGAATAGAGTATCCTAATTCGAGACAGATTACAACTTACGTAAGCCagcttagatttttttttcacacaaaatggTTGTAGACTGGACAATGACACTAACTTCCTTTCGTATTTTGTAAGATTTTCAAAACACTTTGCTgatcattgaaataaatgtacatttggtGATCCTATACATTTTTTGAAGGTGTGGGGAGGTCTAACTTTTTATCGTTATTTAAGGACGACGGATTAAATTGACTTTagggattttcattaaaatgttaTATGAGTTAGAATAAGTTAAGATCTATTTTAAGCaatcaaaaaattgaatgatttttaGTAGGGactatttcaaaaaaatgtttgcatttctttcccttttcaattgaaaataatgGGGGAAAGCGTTTCTGCGagagagaaaaataattttaaaaaatctacaatagattttcttttcaaattgaaatataCCACATGTATATGATGATTCTGATGATTCTGaattaatatcaattatataacaTGCCCATGTTACAGAattcgttttattttttacgGAGGCACATGCCCAAGTGCTGTGtagcggtttttttt from Magallana gigas chromosome 9, xbMagGiga1.1, whole genome shotgun sequence includes these protein-coding regions:
- the LOC117684664 gene encoding uncharacterized protein isoform X2, producing the protein MVQPVVLKKRHSLKGLTLLPVIRKVKDGQLENVKELARISVGKRTEALQLRDIAKAVMEITGEPMDELLELAGKDIRDCDAAKLLLHYCVLAANERGQPKGQVLQDDEAGPSTSGAPAERQNQTEDNTVENEATPVKKRKTIDDMERRLLMLEKLEKEDVSKEDNGASVLINDNQVTAEFDKMVEFNPMRIVPRQKGEWVTISGGTPSLATHRVGSVDVQVLDERLKELDARRSSSLDSKRQDCLKREITEFLVRMSGRELTSCTPDDIRRFLVWKDQCGKSQVHKIDCRFLGNKGLFDCNCPVRLASGTVSLMINRLVNIFHEMGCERSWNMALGLGNPAASSQVKDYLKIIQEEQARAHLVPKQAKPIFLTKVKAIVGYIGGRLSMSSVSVRERYILLRDQAWFKLQFFAGDRAGDLANLVAQEVKWLRDYSGFVFNHTFGKTLRGGKRRSNMFVVKRCDDKVICPVVGLQDFVSGCKDLGVDLSCGYLFRVVTEGARVLDQPVSYSVVYDRLRVYLRKLGADEGETPHSFRAGCAVTLAMSGSVSEVGQIMRHVGWFGEGSAEYYSRLPALVESDFVAGRLATSVKDAGMMEEKYRECMQYDSLDSAFVESE
- the LOC117684664 gene encoding uncharacterized protein isoform X3 codes for the protein MVQPVVLKKRHSLKGLTLLPVIRKVKDGQLENVKELARISVGKRTEALQLRDIAKAVMEITGEPMDELLELAGKDIRDCDAAKLLLHYCVLAANERGQPKGQVLQDDEAGPSTSGAPAERQNQTEDNTVENEATPVKKRKTIDDMERRLLMLEKLEKEDVSKVGSVDVQVLDERLKELDARRSSSLDSKRQDCLKREITEFLVRMSGRELTSCTPDDIRRFLVWKDQCGKSQVHKIDCRFLGNKGLFDCNCPVRLASGTVSLMINRLVNIFHEMGCERSWNMALGLGNPAASSQVKDYLKIIQEEQARAHLVPKQAKPIFLTKVKAIVGYIGGRLSMSSVSVRERYILLRDQAWFKLQFFAGDRAGDLANLVAQEVKWLRDYSGFVFNHTFGKTLRGGKRRSNMFVVKRCDDKVICPVVGLQDFVSGCKDLGVDLSCGYLFRVVTEGARVLDQPVSYSVVYDRLRVYLRKLGADEGETPHSFRAGCAVTLAMSGSVSEVGQIMRHVGWFGEGSAEYYSRLPALVESDFVAGRLATSVKDAGMMEEKYRECMQYDSLDSAFVESE
- the LOC117684664 gene encoding uncharacterized protein isoform X1; the protein is MVQPVVLKKRHSLKGLTLLPVIRKVKDGQLENVKELARISVGKRTEALQLRDIAKAVMEITGEPMDELLELAGKDIRDCDAAKLLLHYCVLAANERGQPKGQVLQDDEAGPSTSGAPAERQNQTEDNTVENEATPVKKRKTIDDMERRLLMLEKLEKEDVSKEDNGASVLINDNQVTAEFDKMVEFNPMRIVPRQKGEWVTISGGTPSLATHRVSAESVIEGSDFDMNQLLVYSPDSFIAGQLNRNVLAWEYVLERSGVNEDMILRVRKWLTEGVDVTEFFTHFKGNFRGKSFDSELPSSAVFPNSALCKKYHAFICDVLYEKIRSGAIRVLGKVGECEMPHIVMPLTIEPSKPRLCHDDRFLNLWVKDLPFQLETLRDVHRLVGCNAFLITTDEKSGYDHVRLSNDSQGYFGLIFGGYVMVYTVIPFGFKASPFIYQTIGMVVTSYLRSRSISTVQYIDDRLAIANVSGAVDPYVEGCKVAYILVEVLTRLGYTLALRKCSFVPLTCVKFLGFLVDSKKQAYILPECKKLKFADLRESILGSKELTVKTLQRFAGKCISMGLAVPGCRLFCREVNLAISRAVKSSKHVCLTDELREELEHWRFLDSWEGCCQWRSECHQQVMLSSDASLYKYGAVVEQGRNRYEISDFWEENDQRPIHLKEADAVYKVLLALGENIANSRVHVLTDNMAVLSVWQNQGGKDRALNCITKCIFSLTLKLNFELNLQFVPSKLNEADAPSRQISYADSMLDGKTWGIVEKVFGPHTVDLMASDSNSMKAKGGGVLRHFTPCPMPFTAGVDVFAQNIRKELNPYVFPPFGMVFPVLSFLKEQEIPVCTCILPYRQPVPVWQPLVEECKISSVVLGWQGEKGVIRVPTKKGYVLDNKGLKWALIAYRLTFSENKPV